The genomic window TCAAAGTATCCAAGGCTTACGTAGGTATCCTCTGGCTCACAGAGTATGAGACCCTCATAGCCCAGCTCCGCCATGGCGTGAAAGAGGGTGGTGGAGAGCATGCGGGGAAGTTTTCCAAGCACATAAGCCTTCATGGTATAATTTTAACGCCATGATAAAGGTAGAGATAGTCACACCTCAGGGACTTCATTTTTCAAGGGAGGTAAACTCGGTAAACATACCAACCGCAGAGGGTGAGATAGGTGTTCTTGAAAAACATATGTATCTGATGACCATGTTAAAGCCAGGGCTTGTTTACTTTGACGGAAAGCAAGAAAATGGCATTGCGGTAACCTACGGCTTTGTGGATGTGACGCCTGAAAAGGTGATAATCCTCGCAGAAGAAGCCTACAACATAGGAGACATTGACCCTGGCAAGGAGAAGGAACTCTTTGACCAAGCAATAAGAAGACTGGCAACCGCCCAGACCATGGAGGAGATAGAAGAGCTGGAAAAACTCAAAGAACGGGCAAGAACCCTACTTGAACTTGTAGAAAGGTTTGGAAGAGTATAAGGAGTTTGAATTCTTCAGAGGAAAGGTAAGGTTCAAACAGCCAAAAACACACAGACTGTCAATAGTAGAGATACTTTTCGTAGCAAATCTTAAAGGCATAAAAAAAAGCTCAAAAGTCCTTGACCTTGGTGCAGGTTTTGGCACGCTCTCCATACTTATTTCCCTCAAACACTCTTGCCAAGTTTGGGCTATGGAAAGGGACCCTATTATGCTCCAGCTTCTCAGAGAGAATATAAGGCTCAACAAACTTGAGGATAAAATCCATGTTCTTGACCTTGACCTCAGGATCGCAAAGAATTTCCTAAAGCCTCAGAGTTTTGATGTGGTGGTTGCCAATCCTCCCTTTTATAGGGTTTATAATCCAGCTAATGTCTATCATCATGAGACAGATACGAGTCTTGAAGATTTTGTGAAAACAGCGAGCTTTTTGCTTAAAGATGGTGGACATTTTAACATTTTAGTAGCTTCACATCGCCTTATAGAATCCATAATCCATATGAAAAACTACAGAATGGAGGTAGAATCCTTGAGATTTTTTTACCCAAAGCTACAAAAAAACGCAAAAATAGTGCGTATACATGCATTAAAAAATTTAAGACCTTCGCCTTTTGTTGAAAAACCTCTAATAATCAACGAAGATAGTGGTGAATACACACAGGAAGTCAAGAGCCTTCTTGAGAGTTTTCTGTGATATAATTGATAAGATTTAGGAGGCGGTGTATGAGGCTACCTGAGAAACTTGTGGAGAGGATAGCGGATAGGATTATAAAGGAACTCTATGAGAACGAGAAAATAATAGAGCCAGAAGACCCCTATACCTTTAAGAAAAAGATAATAGCCATATTTAAGGAGGCGGAAGAACAGGAAAGAATGCTTGACGAAAAAACTAAGGAAATACTCAAGGAAAAGTTGGAGCTTCTTGAA from Hydrogenobacter sp. T-8 includes these protein-coding regions:
- a CDS encoding tRNA1(Val) (adenine(37)-N6)-methyltransferase; protein product: MEEYKEFEFFRGKVRFKQPKTHRLSIVEILFVANLKGIKKSSKVLDLGAGFGTLSILISLKHSCQVWAMERDPIMLQLLRENIRLNKLEDKIHVLDLDLRIAKNFLKPQSFDVVVANPPFYRVYNPANVYHHETDTSLEDFVKTASFLLKDGGHFNILVASHRLIESIIHMKNYRMEVESLRFFYPKLQKNAKIVRIHALKNLRPSPFVEKPLIINEDSGEYTQEVKSLLESFL
- the atpC gene encoding ATP synthase F1 subunit epsilon codes for the protein MIKVEIVTPQGLHFSREVNSVNIPTAEGEIGVLEKHMYLMTMLKPGLVYFDGKQENGIAVTYGFVDVTPEKVIILAEEAYNIGDIDPGKEKELFDQAIRRLATAQTMEEIEELEKLKERARTLLELVERFGRV